From a single Gavia stellata isolate bGavSte3 chromosome 5, bGavSte3.hap2, whole genome shotgun sequence genomic region:
- the CXXC4 gene encoding LOW QUALITY PROTEIN: CXXC-type zinc finger protein 4 (The sequence of the model RefSeq protein was modified relative to this genomic sequence to represent the inferred CDS: deleted 1 base in 1 codon) gives PLPATMNTNVCVESGPNPEAPGLPKDSHLPEGALNSLVDYNSEMERYRSFATFYKTNGGAFPQAAKIARITTPIFPSAAAAAAARIGMSPWNCDTATAAAATAMLWGSGGGGGGAAGGARKPSSAAAASASAAAAAAASSLHAGRGGMHHRSDSQRLGKPGCPPAEQPALPMANGNFLSTLSPEHCRPLAGECMNKLKCGAAEAEIMNLPERVGTFSAIPALGGLSLPPGVIVMTALHSPAAASAAVTDSAFQIANLADCPQSHASASPASALGAAAGAGGGGGGGGGGGGGGGAGGGGGGGGAGAGAGNPAKKKRKRCGVCVPCKRLINCGVCSSCRNRKTGHQICKFRKCEELKKKPGTSLEVRGDDFFFPSLPPSLLNPLPPPLQCFLSSFKMQHPFSEASFRL, from the exons cccctCCCGGCCACCATGAACACCAACGTGTGCGTGGAGAGCGGCCCCAACCCCGAGGCGCCGGGGCTGCCCAAGGACAGCCACCTGCCCGAGGGGGCCCTCAACAGCCTTGTGGATTACAACTCGGAGATGGAGAGGTACCGCTCCTTCGCCACCTTCTACAAGACCAACGGCGGCGCCTTCCCCCAGGCGGCCAAGATCGCCCGCATCACCACCCCCATCTTccccagcgccgccgccgccgccgccgcccgcatCGGCATGTCCCCCTGGAACTGCGACACCGCcacggccgccgccgccaccgccatGCTCtggggcagcggcggcggcggcggcggcgcggcgggcggcgcgaGGAAGccctcctccgccgccgccgcctccgcctccgcggccgccgccgccgccgcctcctcgcTGCACGCCGGCAGGGGCGGCATGCACCACCGGAGCGACTCGCAGCGGCTGGGCaagcccggctgcccgccggccgAGCAGCCCGCCCTGCCCATGGCGAACGGCAACTTCCTCTCCACCCTCTCCCCCGAGCACTGCCGGCCGCTGGCCGGCGAGTGCATGAACAAGCTCAAGTGCGGCGCCGCCGAAGCCGAGATCATGAACCTCCCCGAGCGCGTCGGCACCTTCTCGGCCATCCCGGCGCTGGGcggcctctccctgccccccgGGGTCATCGTCATGACGGCCCTGCACTCCCCCGCCGCGGCCTCGGCCGCCGTCACAGACAGCGCCTTCCAGATCGCCAACCTGGCGGACTGCCCGCAGAGCCACGCCTCGGCCTCGCCCGCCTCCGCCCTGGGCGCTGCCgccggcgcggggggcggcggcggcggcggaggaggcggcggcggcggcgggggggccggcggcggcggcggaggcggcggggccggggccggggcgggcaaCCCCGCCAAGAAGAAGCGGAAACGCTGCGGGGTGTGCGTGCCCTGCAAGCGGCTCATCAACTGTGGAGTCTGCAGCAGTTGCAGGAACCGCAAAACGGGACACCAGATCTGCAAATTTAGGAAATGTGAAGAGCTTAAGAAAAAACCGGGCACTTCGCTAGAGGTCAGAGGagatgatttctttttccccagcctCCCGCCGTCCCTCCTCaaccccctg cccccccccctccagtgCTTCTTGTCTAGCTTCAAGATGCAGCACCCCTTTTCCGAGGCCTCCTTCAGGCTCTGa